From Calonectris borealis chromosome 9, bCalBor7.hap1.2, whole genome shotgun sequence, one genomic window encodes:
- the SLC33A1 gene encoding acetyl-coenzyme A transporter 1 isoform X1, which translates to MSPAIAAKEGGRQRRAGSHHHCLDVRSEVPPVLALCGDGLPGGEAEALLPPEPGSRGARGCRAELGSILLLLVLYVLQGIPLGLAGSVPLILQSKSASYTDQAFFSFVFWPFSLKLLWAPLVDAVYLRGFGRRKSWLVPTQYVLGVFMIYMSTQVDVLLGDGEGRGPDVVALTVTFFLFEFLAATQDIAVDGWALTMLSRENVGYASTCNSVGQTAGYFLGNVLFLALESASFCNKYLRFQPQPQGIVTLSDFLFFWGAVFLITTTLVALLKKENKELTPTKEEMKGITDTYRLLFSIIKMPAVLTFCLLILTAKVGFSAADAVTGLKLVEEGVPKEHLALLAVPMVPLQIILPLIISKYTAGPQPLNTFYKAMPFRSGTVSVKLRVLPNVRVAERIDKSFGASTGYALLRLLLGLEFAFLVWWTPTVKHEGGFPVYYYVVVLLSYALHQITLYSMYVAIMAFNAKVSDPLIGGTYMTLLNTVSNLGGNWPSTVALWLVDPLTVKECVGAQEQTCGTTVAAELCTKAGGSCVTTLDGYYVESVVCVILGFGWWFLLGPKFKKLQDEGQSSWKCKRTN; encoded by the exons ATGTCGCCCGCCATCGCGGCCAAGGAGGGCGGCCGGCAACGCCGGGCCGGGAGCCACCACCACTGCCTGGACGTGAGGAGCGAGGTGCCGCCCGTCCTGGCGCTGTGTGGggacgggctgccgggcggcgaGGCCGAGGCGCTGCTCCCGCCGGAGCCGGGctcgcggggggcgcgggggtgcCGGGCGGAGCTGGgcagcatcctgctgctgctggtgctgtacGTGCTGCAGGGCATCCCGCTGGGACTGGCGGGCAGCGTCCCCCTCATCCTGCAGAGCAAGAGCGCCAGCTACACCGACCAGGCCTTCTTCAGCTTCGTCTTCTGGCCCTTCAGCCTCAAGCTGCTCTGGGCCCCCCTGGTGGACGCCGTCTACCTGCGGGGCTTCGGCCGCCGCAAGTCCTGGCTGGTGCCCACGCAGTACGTCCTGGGGGTCTTCATGATCTACATGTCCACCCAGGTGGACGTGCTGCTGGGCGACGGGGAGGGCCGGGGCCCCGACGTGGTGGCCCTCACTGTGACTTTCTTCCTCTTCGAGTTCCTGGCGGCAACACAGGACATTGCGGTGGATGGCTGGGCCCTCACCATGTTGTCCAGGGAGAACGTGGGCTATGCTTCCACTTGCAACTCCGTGGGCCAGACGGCCGGCTACTTCCTGGGCAACGTCCTCTTCCTGGCCCTCGAGTCGGCCTCCTTCTGCAACAAGTACCTGCGgttccagccccagccccaaggGATTGTTACGCTCTCAG atttCCTGTTTTTCTGGGGAGCTGTCTTTTTAATTACCACTACACTAGTTGcccttttgaaaaaggaaaacaaggaactgacaccaacaaaagaagaaatgaaaggcaTCACTGATACATACAGGCTGCTATTCTCAATAATCAAGATGCCGGCAGTTCTTACTTTCTGTCTCTTGATTCTCACAGCAAAA GTTGGATTTTCAGCAGCAGATGCTGTAACAGGACTCAAGCTGGTGGAAGAGGGCGTCCCAAAAGAGCACTTAGCTCTGCTAGCGGTTCCAATGGTTCCTTTACAGATAATATTGCCTCTGATTATCAGCAAGTACACAGCAGGCCCCCAGCCACTGAACACATTTTACAAAGCTATGCCTTTtag ATCCGGGACTGTATCTGTAAAATTACGTGTGCTTCCCAATGTGAGAGTGGCAGAACGCATTGACAAGTCATTTGGCGCATCTACTGGATATGCTTTACTGAG ATTACTGCTTGGTCTGGAATTTGCTTTTTTGGTATGGTGGACTCCTACAGTAAAACACGAAGGAGGATTTCCTGTCTACTACTATGTTGTAGTATTGTTGAGTTATGCGTTACATCAG ATCACGCTGTATAGCATGTATGTTGCAATAATGGCTTTCAATGCCAAAGTCAGTGATCCGCTGATTGGAGGAACCTACATGACGCTCCTAAATACTGTGTCAAACCTGGGAGGAAACTGGCCTTCCACCGTCGCACTCTGGCTTGTGGACCCACTCACGGTGAAAGAGTGTGTAGGGGCCCAGGAACAGACCTGTGGAACTACAGTTGCTGCAGAA CTCTGCACTAAAGCTGGTGGTTCCTGTGTTACTACCTTGGACGGTTACTATGTGGAATCCGTCGTCTGTGTCATTCTGGGATTTGGCTGGTGGTTCCTACTTGGgccaaaatttaaaaagctgcagGACGAAGGACAGTCTTCGTGGAAGTGCAAGAGGACCAATTGA
- the C9H3orf33 gene encoding protein C3orf33 homolog: MAERRSGAAEGLSRLSEWADAHLSLLRSLSTGMAVAGVLVLARSVRMTAKFTSALDIPVEFVQKNVKLRGKLHRITEKGLEVEHIPISIPFITSIQRKWQSKGLLLVRLAGVELAPSGMAWLQRELKPKQMMWFQLLGREDLALECLVLVNKGRLLSVCLNEEILRQGLGRTARIEGLHHDSHLYWKLHKRLLRAELKALKKNKGIWKEESYSERIRDRISNNRFVQRLKQFVSWLRSST; encoded by the exons ATGGCGGAgcggaggagcggggcggccgaGGGCCTGTCCCGCCTCTCCGAGTGGGCGGACGCGCACCTCAGCCTCCtgcgg AGCCTGAGCACCGGGATGGCGGTGGCCGGCGTGCTGGTGCTGGCCCGCAGCGTCCGCATG ACAGCAAAGTTTACAAGTGCTTTGGATATACCTGTGGAGTTTGTACAAAAGAATGTGAAATTGCGGGGGAAATTACATCGCATAACTGAGAAAGGCCTGGAAGTTGAACACATTCCCATTAGCATTCCTTTCATTACATCGATAcagagaaaat GGCAATCAAAAGGTCTTCTGCTGGTGAGACTTGCTGGAGTGGAGTTGGCTCCGAGCGGCATGGCCTGGTTACAGCGAGagttaaaacccaaacaaatgatGTGGTTCCAACTTCTCGGAAGGGAGGACTTGGCACTCGAGTGCCTTGTTTTAGTGAATAAG GGTCGATTGCTCAGCGTGTGCTTAAATGAAGAGATCTTGAGACAAGGGCTTGGCAGAACAGCACGTATTGAAGGACTACATCACGATTCCCACCTGTACTGGAAACTTCACAAAAGACTCCTTCGAGCAGAGTTAAAGgccttgaagaaaaataaaggaatatgGAAAGAAGAAAGCTACTCTGAAAGAATTAGAGATCGTATAAGCAACAAtagatttgtacagagattgaaaCAATTTGTGAGCTGGTTAAGAAGCTCTACGTAA
- the SLC33A1 gene encoding acetyl-coenzyme A transporter 1 isoform X2, whose translation MSPAIAAKEGGRQRRAGSHHHCLDVRSEVPPVLALCGDGLPGGEAEALLPPEPGSRGARGCRAELGSILLLLVLYVLQGIPLGLAGSVPLILQSKSASYTDQAFFSFVFWPFSLKLLWAPLVDAVYLRGFGRRKSWLVPTQYVLGVFMIYMSTQVDVLLGDGEGRGPDVVALTVTFFLFEFLAATQDIAVDGWALTMLSRENVGYASTCNSVGQTAGYFLGNVLFLALESASFCNKYLRFQPQPQGIVTLSDFLFFWGAVFLITTTLVALLKKENKELTPTKEEMKGITDTYRLLFSIIKMPAVLTFCLLILTAKVGFSAADAVTGLKLVEEGVPKEHLALLAVPMVPLQIILPLIISKYTAGPQPLNTFYKAMPFRLLLGLEFAFLVWWTPTVKHEGGFPVYYYVVVLLSYALHQITLYSMYVAIMAFNAKVSDPLIGGTYMTLLNTVSNLGGNWPSTVALWLVDPLTVKECVGAQEQTCGTTVAAELCTKAGGSCVTTLDGYYVESVVCVILGFGWWFLLGPKFKKLQDEGQSSWKCKRTN comes from the exons ATGTCGCCCGCCATCGCGGCCAAGGAGGGCGGCCGGCAACGCCGGGCCGGGAGCCACCACCACTGCCTGGACGTGAGGAGCGAGGTGCCGCCCGTCCTGGCGCTGTGTGGggacgggctgccgggcggcgaGGCCGAGGCGCTGCTCCCGCCGGAGCCGGGctcgcggggggcgcgggggtgcCGGGCGGAGCTGGgcagcatcctgctgctgctggtgctgtacGTGCTGCAGGGCATCCCGCTGGGACTGGCGGGCAGCGTCCCCCTCATCCTGCAGAGCAAGAGCGCCAGCTACACCGACCAGGCCTTCTTCAGCTTCGTCTTCTGGCCCTTCAGCCTCAAGCTGCTCTGGGCCCCCCTGGTGGACGCCGTCTACCTGCGGGGCTTCGGCCGCCGCAAGTCCTGGCTGGTGCCCACGCAGTACGTCCTGGGGGTCTTCATGATCTACATGTCCACCCAGGTGGACGTGCTGCTGGGCGACGGGGAGGGCCGGGGCCCCGACGTGGTGGCCCTCACTGTGACTTTCTTCCTCTTCGAGTTCCTGGCGGCAACACAGGACATTGCGGTGGATGGCTGGGCCCTCACCATGTTGTCCAGGGAGAACGTGGGCTATGCTTCCACTTGCAACTCCGTGGGCCAGACGGCCGGCTACTTCCTGGGCAACGTCCTCTTCCTGGCCCTCGAGTCGGCCTCCTTCTGCAACAAGTACCTGCGgttccagccccagccccaaggGATTGTTACGCTCTCAG atttCCTGTTTTTCTGGGGAGCTGTCTTTTTAATTACCACTACACTAGTTGcccttttgaaaaaggaaaacaaggaactgacaccaacaaaagaagaaatgaaaggcaTCACTGATACATACAGGCTGCTATTCTCAATAATCAAGATGCCGGCAGTTCTTACTTTCTGTCTCTTGATTCTCACAGCAAAA GTTGGATTTTCAGCAGCAGATGCTGTAACAGGACTCAAGCTGGTGGAAGAGGGCGTCCCAAAAGAGCACTTAGCTCTGCTAGCGGTTCCAATGGTTCCTTTACAGATAATATTGCCTCTGATTATCAGCAAGTACACAGCAGGCCCCCAGCCACTGAACACATTTTACAAAGCTATGCCTTTtag ATTACTGCTTGGTCTGGAATTTGCTTTTTTGGTATGGTGGACTCCTACAGTAAAACACGAAGGAGGATTTCCTGTCTACTACTATGTTGTAGTATTGTTGAGTTATGCGTTACATCAG ATCACGCTGTATAGCATGTATGTTGCAATAATGGCTTTCAATGCCAAAGTCAGTGATCCGCTGATTGGAGGAACCTACATGACGCTCCTAAATACTGTGTCAAACCTGGGAGGAAACTGGCCTTCCACCGTCGCACTCTGGCTTGTGGACCCACTCACGGTGAAAGAGTGTGTAGGGGCCCAGGAACAGACCTGTGGAACTACAGTTGCTGCAGAA CTCTGCACTAAAGCTGGTGGTTCCTGTGTTACTACCTTGGACGGTTACTATGTGGAATCCGTCGTCTGTGTCATTCTGGGATTTGGCTGGTGGTTCCTACTTGGgccaaaatttaaaaagctgcagGACGAAGGACAGTCTTCGTGGAAGTGCAAGAGGACCAATTGA
- the SLC33A1 gene encoding acetyl-coenzyme A transporter 1 isoform X3, with amino-acid sequence MSPAIAAKEGGRQRRAGSHHHCLDVRSEVPPVLALCGDGLPGGEAEALLPPEPGSRGARGCRAELGSILLLLVLYVLQGIPLGLAGSVPLILQSKSASYTDQAFFSFVFWPFSLKLLWAPLVDAVYLRGFGRRKSWLVPTQYVLGVFMIYMSTQVDVLLGDGEGRGPDVVALTVTFFLFEFLAATQDIAVDGWALTMLSRENVGYASTCNSVGQTAGYFLGNVLFLALESASFCNKYLRFQPQPQGIVTLSDFLFFWGAVFLITTTLVALLKKENKELTPTKEEMKGITDTYRLLFSIIKMPAVLTFCLLILTAKVGFSAADAVTGLKLVEEGVPKEHLALLAVPMVPLQIILPLIISKYTAGPQPLNTFYKAMPFRSGTVSVKLRVLPNVRVAERIDKSFGASTGYALLRLLLGLEFAFLVWWTPTVKHEGGFPVYYYVVVLLSYALHQLFFPQKQKLRSMVKLEESQHSD; translated from the exons ATGTCGCCCGCCATCGCGGCCAAGGAGGGCGGCCGGCAACGCCGGGCCGGGAGCCACCACCACTGCCTGGACGTGAGGAGCGAGGTGCCGCCCGTCCTGGCGCTGTGTGGggacgggctgccgggcggcgaGGCCGAGGCGCTGCTCCCGCCGGAGCCGGGctcgcggggggcgcgggggtgcCGGGCGGAGCTGGgcagcatcctgctgctgctggtgctgtacGTGCTGCAGGGCATCCCGCTGGGACTGGCGGGCAGCGTCCCCCTCATCCTGCAGAGCAAGAGCGCCAGCTACACCGACCAGGCCTTCTTCAGCTTCGTCTTCTGGCCCTTCAGCCTCAAGCTGCTCTGGGCCCCCCTGGTGGACGCCGTCTACCTGCGGGGCTTCGGCCGCCGCAAGTCCTGGCTGGTGCCCACGCAGTACGTCCTGGGGGTCTTCATGATCTACATGTCCACCCAGGTGGACGTGCTGCTGGGCGACGGGGAGGGCCGGGGCCCCGACGTGGTGGCCCTCACTGTGACTTTCTTCCTCTTCGAGTTCCTGGCGGCAACACAGGACATTGCGGTGGATGGCTGGGCCCTCACCATGTTGTCCAGGGAGAACGTGGGCTATGCTTCCACTTGCAACTCCGTGGGCCAGACGGCCGGCTACTTCCTGGGCAACGTCCTCTTCCTGGCCCTCGAGTCGGCCTCCTTCTGCAACAAGTACCTGCGgttccagccccagccccaaggGATTGTTACGCTCTCAG atttCCTGTTTTTCTGGGGAGCTGTCTTTTTAATTACCACTACACTAGTTGcccttttgaaaaaggaaaacaaggaactgacaccaacaaaagaagaaatgaaaggcaTCACTGATACATACAGGCTGCTATTCTCAATAATCAAGATGCCGGCAGTTCTTACTTTCTGTCTCTTGATTCTCACAGCAAAA GTTGGATTTTCAGCAGCAGATGCTGTAACAGGACTCAAGCTGGTGGAAGAGGGCGTCCCAAAAGAGCACTTAGCTCTGCTAGCGGTTCCAATGGTTCCTTTACAGATAATATTGCCTCTGATTATCAGCAAGTACACAGCAGGCCCCCAGCCACTGAACACATTTTACAAAGCTATGCCTTTtag ATCCGGGACTGTATCTGTAAAATTACGTGTGCTTCCCAATGTGAGAGTGGCAGAACGCATTGACAAGTCATTTGGCGCATCTACTGGATATGCTTTACTGAG ATTACTGCTTGGTCTGGAATTTGCTTTTTTGGTATGGTGGACTCCTACAGTAAAACACGAAGGAGGATTTCCTGTCTACTACTATGTTGTAGTATTGTTGAGTTATGCGTTACATCAG cttttttttccccaaaagcagaAGCTCAGAAGCATGGTGAAGTTGGAGGAATCCCAGCATTCTGACTGA